Genomic DNA from Parambassis ranga chromosome 10, fParRan2.1, whole genome shotgun sequence:
TTCAAAACCAGGCTGGAGGTTCACTCAGTAGGTTgcctttatttctctttttctggCAAGGTTCCTGTTGTTCAGGGAATGACATTTGGTGAAGGGgcgaaaacaaacaaagaaaagcatGGGCCAAGAGAAAAGTGCATAACAGATTCCCCCAGTACAACTAGTAGAAAATACTAGTTGGTCCCTATAAATATAGCTCGGCTTTTAAGTCCTTCCAAATGTACAAGATATGTAACAGTTTAACTTCACAACATGAACAGTGGACATACAAAAACAACTTAGATGACTTTCTTGAGCTCATCGTACAAGACGAGCACGAAGGCGCCACCCATGCCTCTGAGCACGTTAGACCAAGCTCCCTTGAAGAAGGCCTTGGAGCCCTCATCACGTGCGATCTTCCTCCAGCAGTCAAGGGTGCCAGTGTACATGATGTCAGCTGAGAGAAGACAGTGAACACGTCACACTTTGATGTCACACTTGCAAAAATGTGAAGTTCAGACTCTGAGGTGGTGCGTTTCTTACCTCCTTTGCGTCCAGACTGCATCATCATACGACGACGGACAGTGTCGAAGGGGTAGGATGTAAGACCAGCGACGGCAGTAACAGACTGTGCAATCATCCAGCTCAccacaatgtgtgtgttcttgggaTCTGGAAGCATGCCTATAAAAGAAATGTCAACTTAAGtttcaaaaagaaagaaaatccacAAGCAGAGAGACTTTGCAAGGCCTGATGATGAAAACTCACCCTTTGCTGTGTCATAGATGCCAAAGTAGGCAGCTCTGTAGATGATAATGCCCTGTACGGAAACATTGAAGCCCTGGTACAGACCCTTGAGGCCATCGGACCTAAAGATCTTCGCCAAGCAGTCACCCAGGCCTTTGAACTCACGCTCTGTGTTGCCTTTTCCGACATCAGCAGCAAGACGTGTTCTGGCGAAGTCAAGAGGGTAGACGAAACACAGAGACGTTGCTCCGGCAGCACCACCAGATGCCAGATTACCTGCAAAGTATCTCCAGAACTGTGTGCGCTTGTCTACACCGTCGAGGAAAATCTTCTTGTACTTGTCCTTGAAAGCAAAGTTGAGGGCCTGGGTGGGGAAGTATCGGATGACATTGGCCAGATTGCCTCTCCAGAAAGAGAGGAAGCCCTGTTCTTTGGGAATACGGACGACACAGTCCACGATTCCCTTGTATTGCATGTCAGCTGAAATCTGTTTGCTggcatgttgaacctgttgttGAAGCAGAGACAATGTACCGCATTAGAGACAATAAAGTGTGACATCTTCCTTTAACCTGTTGACTCTCTAAAGAGGCAGCACAACCCTTCTGTTCTCACGTGACTCCCAGACAGACACATTTGTATACATGTGCCAACTCCTTACGCATCCATTCAACAATTCacagcccctcctcctcctcttcctcctcctcctcctccactgctgctgagcTCAGGCCCACTGCAGCAGTGGATCATGGCGCAACCCTTACTGTGACCTTGGCTGTTTGTTGCCGAGCCAAACTACTGACTTGTCATAGAGAAGGTGTATTTATGAACCCAAAACTCTGAACAGATGAAGGTTTTCCTGCGTATTTTTGCATggagaggctgcagctctgcccGGTGTATTACGTAACAGGTCTGATACGCCTCCATTAAACTCATTCCTCATCTGTGCCTGCACCAACAGAGCCGCTCTGATTTACTATTTTTAGCACAGTTTCTACTCCtggcatgtttgtgtgattcTGTCTGTCACTGCTGAATTGGAAATCAACATCAACAGCACATAAAAAAGACGCTGAGAAATGCGCATCAAGCGGTTTTGAGCCTGCAGCATCCAGGCTGTCAGATGCCAGGTGCctgcagagaaaaataaaaacactcaccTGGAGGAGAAGCTTGACTCTCTCGATGGGGGCTACAGCTGTTTTAGAGATGGCAGCGGCAATACCACCAGCCAAGAAGTCCTTGGCGAATGAAACAGCCTGATCACTCATCTTCGGGTGTTATCAGAAGCTACTTGGTCGGTGGAGTTTGCCGGTGGAGTTGAAATGGCCGAATCCAATGTAGAAGTGAGGGGATTTAAGAAGGCTGAACGCGAGAAAAAACGTGAACTTCGACTCTCTCTTGTCATTGGTGGACTGTGGGAGTGGTGGGCGGGGCTGAGAGATGCCCTTCGATTCAGATTTGGTGATGTCTCTTGTCACTCAGGTGAATAAAATCAGGATCTGACAAATCTGAAAGTTTAACCACTAATCAATAACATGCAGATAGTCGGATTACATCAAACAAGACTCACGGTTAATGTTGTTAAATGGTAGTTTTTTATGCTGAAGGTCGGGTCAGATGTGTCAAAGTGTGTAGCAGCTGAGGCTTTCATGTTATGGTGGGTAAAGGTCATCCCCTTCTGTTAGTGTCCTTTGGCTGTCACTCAGTTTCCCacagtgaggaggacatgaTTCAATCAGCTGACTGATTCTACAGAAACCTGCCTGATCCAGCTTCAGAAGCACGTCACAAATTAAAACCAGACAATTATACGTGAACCACCAGAAGCTGAGGAATCGCTCAGATCTTTTAGTGAAAATAACCAGTGAAGCGCAGAAGTACTCTAAGGTCAACAGGAAAAATGTCAATATTTGATTTTGGAGTGCCTAACTAAGTTTGATCTTGTCATGTAATAATGgttttaaattttattataccaatttaataataaaataaggcTTGAGAAAAGTAGACAAATACATCAAAGTGgtactttttgttttgataattggaaacagaaaataattgTCTTAATGTACTCAATATTCACTTGAAGATATAAAATACCACTTTACCAATGAAAAATCAGGTCTTTTAACGttataaacacatttctttATTAACAATCCATGTTAGTACATGTACACAGTGGAATAATTAAAATCTTACATTCACtataaatatacaatatatcACTCAAGCAGTTCATTGTACAGTCATAATACTTACATTTACAGAACACATAAGCTTTTTGCAGCCTACTGTACTTTATGTGAGTGGCACTAGTTGATGGTCATGCAGCAACTGCCTCAAAAACAAAGGTCTGACTGAAGGCACTTATTGTGGTGAAGAAATATGAGCAATTCATGAGAAAGCAATACTGTCCAATGCAATGTAATGGAAGAGGTAGTAGAGCGTGCATGACAGGAAatcttttgtttgttgtgtgttttcaccaGCGATTTCTCAAGGACGACTCGCCAGACCCAAAGTTCCTGTTTTTCAAGTAACGCTTGACCTCCTGCAGCTCGTGCGGCCTAAGGCTCTGGTCGACCCCGGGAGTAAGCTTGTAGCTCAGAGGTGAGACGATGTACCCGTTGCGGTAAAGGCAAACCTGCTTACACATCTCAAAGCAGGTGAAGAGAAGGCCAAAGTACGGGACGATCTGTGAATGAATGAGACGCAGGAATTTTAATTATTGGTAACACGTGTCTGCTTTATGTCTGAACAACTTAAGCTTTGCTTTACTTTAAACTCTGGTGTGTAAAACAATGTCCAGATACACTATCATAATAGTTGCAGCTGAAATAGGAGAGTGGTGCATGCTGTTCCACCTTGCCTGTGATATTCCTGCTATGAGTTACACACTGAACATTGCTTTCCATGCCCTCCCCCTCTGCATATCCCCCTCCTTTAGAACAGGCCACTGTCATAAAGTCACCCATGTTCCTGAGCATGCACAATTATTTCAGTCGCTACAACCACAACATCGAGCACACACACGCTCAAATTATTACCAGTGTATAAGTGAACCGTACCTTTATTGTGTTGGCTGTTAGGCCGCTCCACAGTGACAGGATGCCCTTGTTTCTAACAACCTGTATGAAACAGTCAATCATTCCAGAGAAATGGACGTCAACTCCACCCATGTGGGGAAGACGGCTGCTCTGCGCCTACGAAAAGAATAGCAGGGAATAGAAGTGAATCACGAAATAATGACAGGACACAATGTTGTGatgtacagttttcttttgCTActattttagtttttactgtaaaactGCAATTAGAAGTGGCTTAAATAATCTGTAAGATctctgtgtatgagtgtgtgagagcatAGCAGTTGCAACTGGCTATATCCaattagataaaaaaaaagttcatacGTGTGTGTTGTAAgctaatacaataaaaaaactgaaaataaaaagaattgAAGATTTAAAGAGTGAATGTGTGTTCTGTGCTCTTGTTAACCACAGATCTGCTGACCGACTGTCATGTGATGGAGGAAATGTGTCTTGAGTTTCAAGGTTCTCAGAGGGTACACACAGCCGTCAAAGTAGGACTATACAAACAGTCGCATTTGCAGAAGAAACATCAGGCTGGCTAGCAAGTTAAACTATACATAGCTTAAATCATTAGCCTGAGCTTCACCCTCATCTGTTTGCTATCATCTATTGCACTTAATGTTTGACTCTGAAACCTTTCGGAATACCTGATTGTAAATAAACTTTATTGTAAGGCAATTTAGAGGTGATGGTTTGAAATGGAAATATACAACTCTCTCCTCACTGCTGTCTGAAAGTTAGTGGCTATCTTTAGAGAACTTATCTATAGCTCCTGCAGACCCGGGGCACATTCACATTCCCAGCTGCTGTTGAACCTTGTGGTATCTAATAATAGGCTGATAAAACCGGATGTAGCATTCTGTCCTTTGCTGAGCCATTGTTACCCATGTGTCCTTTCTACCATACAGAAGACGTCTCGGACTTCAGATTCAAAGTGAACATGGGGTGCAGATCAAATTATTTTGGTATCATTACACCCTTTAAATGTATGTTTATGAATGTAATATCTAATTTTACTCCCTCATTTTGAAGTCAAACAACTTGTTTCACGTTCACTTTTCATTGACTTGCTTAAAGGgtcagtgtgttttcaggcaTGCTAACACTGCCCTCTTATGGACAAAAAGTGGTAATGCAACCACATACATGACCTTCTATGGTGTAAACAGCTATTCAGCCAGTGCAAGAAAGATTTTGAAAGAAATATTTGTTAGAACCTAAATTACAGTATCACCAGCATCGTAATGCACTttaaaggtaaaaacaaaagagCTTGTTTGCACTcaatgtgatttttgttttatagtATACAACTCTATTCAATTCTGTTTTCTATACAATCCCTTATCTTAAATACATGTGTTTCAGTTCCTGTAACAACCAGGGCCAAGTTGTAAAAATAGTTAACTTACTTGCATTTTCCTCTTTACAGTTTCAAATGGGTATGAGAGTGTTTGAGCCACTCCTGCTGCAAGGCAGCCATTAATGAAGTTCTGCAGAGGAGTGAAGCGAAAATGCGGCTCCTGCCAGAGCCTGTCCAAGTTCATGTAGACTGCATAGCAGCCCACTGAAAAAGGAAATGCGCCTGTGGAATGTGAATAAAATTTAGATGCAGTGAATGGGTAAAAATCACACACCAACCATATCAACAGAAAATCTTCAACACCACCCACAGGACATTGCTTAATACACACCCAAGACAGTGAGAGAAAATCCCCGATAGAGAGCCAACAGCCCCTCGTTGCTATAGATCTTCGAGAGTGTGTGAGCCACGCCAATATATGTAGGCTGCCGGCAGTTCTGAATGATGAGCCTGGTTTCTGCCACCTCTAGAGGGTACGTAGCCAGGGCAGCAGCAACACCAGCCAGTCCACCAGCAAATATGGCCCTCCAGTGAGAGATGAAGCCCAGTTCATCCATGTGAAGGTGGACTatcctgcacagacagaagTGAAAATATACACATTTACTACTGACAGACTCAACTATATGCATCAtgtcaattcaatgttattCACACATTAACAGCTGACATGACAGCAGAgcaaacacagcacaacagaaaacacaacagtaatTCATAGAATAattattaaaccataatttataaatattttcttAGTGAATAATGAAAATATCCCTTCAAACATCGGTAAGTTCATATTTTAACATTAATAAAAAGTTTGACAGTAGGGCTTACACATATTCACAGTCATGGCAGTGTATGTTAACcatacaggaagaaccctcttTTCCTGGAACACTGTGTACAGAACAGCACCCAGTCAgaatgcatgtaaacacacgtGATCTAAAGCGTGAGGGGAATCACAATGGCTGGTGGTAGGTAGTCTAATGTCTGCACACAGTGCAGATAGTGGATTTATGACTCTATGGTGGATTACCACTGCCCACACCGCCCTGTAGCTTTACTTTATTCTACAGCCACGCTGTGGTCactgcagcatgtttttgtCCTGTAGTAACCCTACCGGTTGTTTAGGTAGTTCTGTGCCCTAAACTGTGACTCACAGGCAGCACTTCCGCTCATACAGGCCGTCAAATCCAAATTAAGTTCAAATtgcaaacagtaaacatgtatAATATTTATAAGGCTTGATGTTAAAACCAGTATATAGTATTTTGCTGAAAGACTATTTTTTGAAAATAATGTTCGGTTGCGGTGAAGTTGGGGACCAAGACAACCTGTGAAACAACTGTTGGGGCACACACTACCCCTTTGCCTTTAAAAATGGACTGAGCAAATGCagccttctgattggctgaaaatAGAAGGCGCACCTCGTAcggtaaaacaggaagt
This window encodes:
- the slc25a5 gene encoding ADP/ATP translocase 2, which translates into the protein MSDQAVSFAKDFLAGGIAAAISKTAVAPIERVKLLLQVQHASKQISADMQYKGIVDCVVRIPKEQGFLSFWRGNLANVIRYFPTQALNFAFKDKYKKIFLDGVDKRTQFWRYFAGNLASGGAAGATSLCFVYPLDFARTRLAADVGKGNTEREFKGLGDCLAKIFRSDGLKGLYQGFNVSVQGIIIYRAAYFGIYDTAKGMLPDPKNTHIVVSWMIAQSVTAVAGLTSYPFDTVRRRMMMQSGRKGADIMYTGTLDCWRKIARDEGSKAFFKGAWSNVLRGMGGAFVLVLYDELKKVI
- the slc25a43 gene encoding solute carrier family 25 member 43 gives rise to the protein MASVKKDNRLTRTQNFLCVGFSGFFSKTVTSPLEVVKIKSQVGTFHCKKGFWNSFLIIYQNEGLRGFWKGNFTSCLRLFPYTAVHLTTYKKIVHLHMDELGFISHWRAIFAGGLAGVAAALATYPLEVAETRLIIQNCRQPTYIGVAHTLSKIYSNEGLLALYRGFSLTVLGAFPFSVGCYAVYMNLDRLWQEPHFRFTPLQNFINGCLAAGVAQTLSYPFETVKRKMQAQSSRLPHMGGVDVHFSGMIDCFIQVVRNKGILSLWSGLTANTIKIVPYFGLLFTCFEMCKQVCLYRNGYIVSPLSYKLTPGVDQSLRPHELQEVKRYLKNRNFGSGESSLRNRW